Proteins found in one Corynebacterium zhongnanshanii genomic segment:
- a CDS encoding ribbon-helix-helix protein, CopG family: protein MTDRTDFDDLSAWAESDAAVAAVEDAVQTRGLEYRTEESDTIEQEFARAGRPSLNANPMGNGASPRRQVRLPHDLNDALDRYAAETGTSASHIMRLALERFLSNPAA from the coding sequence ATGACCGACCGCACCGACTTTGACGATCTATCAGCTTGGGCTGAGTCAGATGCAGCAGTAGCCGCGGTGGAGGATGCCGTGCAGACACGAGGGCTCGAATATCGCACAGAAGAATCCGACACTATCGAACAAGAATTCGCCAGAGCTGGCCGCCCTTCACTCAATGCCAACCCCATGGGCAACGGAGCATCGCCACGCAGGCAGGTAAGACTACCCCATGATCTCAATGACGCACTCGATAGATACGCAGCAGAGACTGGCACATCAGCAAGTCATATTATGCGTCTGGCTTTAGAGCGATTCCTGAGTAACCCTGCTGCCTAG
- a CDS encoding zinc-dependent metalloprotease encodes MYNFGFGFWGPDDDNSDDGRRKNNPGGGNLGDFLNQFGAMLSGFGTDMNSPDAQGPVNYSLAERIARQHIGRAKRPTQQDSQAVAESIRLVELWLDEATVLPAGATSSVAFGPEQWLEETFATWKRIITPLADKLGDAAMGGVPEEMREQMGPMSGMMKQINGMNFGMQLGGTLGEMAKTVVTSTQWGVPLAEGNTAAIATYHLEDMAKKLGCERQEALVYLAAREAAHHRLFKHVPWLRERLILDVEEFAAGLTLDYSGIEEATRNFNPEMLNDPSKIQEMMNSLQGEDMSPKVVSSNDHARERLETSLSLVEGWVDFVVGNALAERFPQAALIGAAWSSFRQNENPMMDAMTSAMGISFNAPRADEAAELWRKLHQAVGAEKRDAVWDHPDFLPVTSDLDNPSAFIGHVTLDSDDLKDFNPISEIEKLEEELRKQQEDSDGDNDGGADGDGAENPKDS; translated from the coding sequence ATGTACAACTTTGGCTTTGGTTTCTGGGGTCCAGACGATGACAACTCCGATGATGGGCGCCGCAAGAACAACCCCGGCGGGGGCAACCTTGGCGACTTCCTGAATCAGTTCGGGGCCATGCTGTCTGGCTTCGGCACCGATATGAATTCCCCCGACGCCCAAGGCCCCGTCAATTACAGCCTTGCGGAAAGGATCGCGCGTCAGCACATCGGCCGCGCGAAGCGCCCCACCCAGCAGGACTCGCAGGCGGTGGCGGAATCCATTCGTCTGGTGGAGTTGTGGCTGGATGAGGCGACGGTCCTTCCCGCTGGGGCGACAAGCTCCGTGGCATTCGGCCCAGAGCAGTGGCTGGAGGAGACCTTCGCCACGTGGAAGCGGATTATCACTCCCCTGGCAGACAAGCTGGGCGATGCTGCGATGGGTGGGGTTCCCGAGGAGATGCGCGAGCAGATGGGCCCGATGTCCGGCATGATGAAGCAGATCAATGGCATGAACTTCGGCATGCAGCTGGGCGGCACCTTGGGTGAGATGGCGAAGACTGTGGTCACGTCCACCCAATGGGGCGTCCCGCTGGCCGAGGGCAACACTGCCGCGATTGCCACCTACCATTTGGAGGACATGGCGAAGAAGCTGGGCTGCGAGCGCCAGGAAGCGCTCGTGTACCTCGCGGCTCGTGAGGCGGCGCATCACCGCCTGTTTAAGCACGTCCCGTGGCTGCGGGAGCGCCTGATCCTGGATGTAGAGGAGTTCGCGGCGGGACTGACCCTCGATTATTCGGGCATTGAGGAAGCCACTCGCAATTTCAATCCGGAGATGCTCAACGATCCTTCCAAGATCCAGGAGATGATGAACTCCCTGCAGGGTGAGGACATGTCTCCAAAGGTTGTGTCCTCCAACGATCACGCGCGCGAGCGCCTGGAGACCAGCCTGTCCCTGGTTGAGGGTTGGGTGGACTTCGTGGTTGGCAACGCCTTGGCCGAACGCTTCCCCCAGGCTGCTCTGATTGGTGCCGCGTGGTCGTCCTTCCGTCAGAATGAGAATCCGATGATGGATGCGATGACCAGCGCAATGGGCATTAGCTTCAACGCGCCACGCGCCGATGAGGCCGCCGAACTGTGGCGCAAGCTCCACCAAGCTGTGGGAGCGGAGAAACGCGACGCGGTGTGGGATCACCCGGACTTCCTGCCCGTCACCTCGGATCTGGATAATCCTTCTGCGTTCATTGGCCACGTCACGCTGGACTCCGATGATCTGAAGGACTTCAACCCCATCTCCGAGATCGAGAAGCTGGAGGAGGAGCTCCGCAAGCAACAGGAGGACTCCGACGGCGACAACGACGGCGGGGCCGACGGCGACGGCGCAGAGAACCCGAAGGACTCCTAG
- a CDS encoding YlbL family protein, whose amino-acid sequence MNLWNRRNRTVIVGALPVVVLLSLLGLPKVPGTDIDLTVPYAAEGKGPTFNTLGEVDGKEVVEIKGAEVDKTSGNLNMTTVAVRTHMTLAQALTRWATTDDTMVPLENIFPTGVSQEEVEERNAVAFTSSASNATISAMNYLNKPIESVVVDVTPDSPADKALKVNDIVTAVDDEKVATPSDLAEIIQHKNPGDTVTLTVTRQAKDERIPVTLGERKVDGDAVTFLGVTTLAQPAGDITVNYNLSDVGGPSAGLMFSLAVVDKLSPGELTGGKFVAGTGTISADGSVGPIGGITHKIAAAKEAGAEVFLVPEGNCTEAMTAKNKPTLLKVDSLDTAVKQLKDYAAGKDVQTCG is encoded by the coding sequence GTGAACTTGTGGAATCGACGAAACCGCACCGTCATCGTAGGCGCGCTACCAGTCGTGGTTCTGTTGTCCCTCCTTGGCCTGCCCAAAGTGCCCGGAACGGATATCGACCTGACTGTGCCCTACGCAGCCGAAGGGAAAGGGCCTACCTTTAACACCTTGGGCGAGGTAGACGGCAAAGAAGTGGTGGAAATTAAGGGAGCCGAGGTGGACAAGACCTCCGGCAACCTGAACATGACCACCGTGGCGGTGCGCACCCACATGACCCTGGCCCAAGCCCTGACGCGCTGGGCGACCACGGACGACACGATGGTGCCGCTGGAAAACATCTTCCCCACGGGGGTGTCCCAGGAGGAAGTGGAGGAGCGCAACGCTGTGGCGTTTACGTCCTCGGCCTCTAACGCCACCATCAGCGCCATGAATTACCTGAACAAGCCCATTGAATCCGTGGTGGTGGACGTCACCCCAGACTCACCCGCGGATAAGGCCCTGAAAGTCAATGACATCGTGACGGCCGTGGATGACGAGAAGGTTGCCACCCCGTCCGACCTGGCCGAGATCATCCAGCACAAGAATCCGGGCGATACCGTCACCCTGACTGTCACCCGCCAGGCCAAGGACGAACGTATCCCCGTGACCCTGGGCGAGCGGAAGGTCGACGGTGATGCGGTGACGTTTTTGGGTGTGACGACGCTGGCTCAACCTGCCGGGGACATCACGGTGAACTATAACCTCAGTGATGTGGGCGGCCCCTCTGCGGGACTGATGTTCTCGCTGGCCGTGGTGGATAAGCTGTCCCCGGGGGAACTCACGGGCGGGAAGTTCGTGGCCGGCACGGGAACCATCAGCGCGGATGGTTCGGTGGGGCCGATCGGTGGCATTACCCACAAGATTGCCGCGGCCAAGGAGGCCGGTGCGGAGGTGTTCCTGGTGCCCGAGGGCAATTGCACCGAGGCCATGACCGCGAAGAATAAGCCCACGCTACTGAAGGTGGATAGCCTGGATACTGCGGTGAAGCAGCTGAAGGACTACGCGGCTGGCAAGGATGTGCAGACCTGCGGATAG
- a CDS encoding inorganic phosphate transporter translates to MTATLLILAIVVVTALAFDFTNGFHDTANAMATSIATGALKPFTAVALSAVLNLIGAFLSVHVAATVAKGIVNLDSYDLSSGANGVPLDGQALLLVVFTGLIGGIIWNLFTWLLGMPSSSSHALFGGLIGAALAAMGTAGVAWSSIVGKILIPAVASPIIAALVSATGTFVVYWISNTIPSKVKNEHFRHGQIATASLVSLAHGAGDAQKTMGVIFLALVAAGEANAAERIPTWVIVACAVAIALGTLSGGWRVIRTLGKGLVEIESPQGMAAEASSAAIILTSAAGGMALSTTHVSTGSILGTGLGKRGAEVRWGVAMRMAAAWLITIPCAAIVGFLSWWLATGVTSVSSITVGVVVDFILLIAMAALIFFRSRVNPIDASNVNEQWDADAESVDSSIRRAEPAVAGPVAQKH, encoded by the coding sequence GTGACAGCGACTTTACTCATCTTGGCCATTGTCGTGGTTACCGCCTTGGCGTTCGACTTCACGAATGGTTTTCACGATACGGCCAACGCCATGGCGACCTCCATCGCCACGGGCGCCCTGAAGCCTTTCACTGCAGTGGCACTGTCCGCAGTGTTGAACCTGATCGGTGCCTTTTTGTCCGTGCATGTTGCCGCGACGGTGGCCAAGGGCATTGTGAACTTGGATTCTTATGACTTATCTTCCGGCGCCAACGGCGTTCCCCTGGACGGCCAGGCACTGCTGTTGGTGGTGTTCACGGGCCTGATCGGTGGCATTATCTGGAACCTCTTCACGTGGCTTCTGGGCATGCCGTCCTCCTCGTCCCATGCGTTGTTCGGTGGCCTTATCGGTGCCGCGTTGGCCGCCATGGGCACTGCGGGTGTGGCGTGGTCGTCGATCGTTGGCAAGATTCTGATTCCTGCCGTGGCGTCTCCGATCATTGCCGCGCTCGTCTCGGCCACGGGCACCTTCGTGGTGTACTGGATCAGCAACACGATTCCCAGCAAGGTCAAGAACGAGCACTTCCGTCACGGACAGATTGCCACCGCGTCTTTGGTCTCCCTGGCTCACGGCGCCGGCGACGCTCAGAAGACCATGGGCGTGATCTTCCTCGCCTTGGTGGCCGCCGGTGAGGCAAACGCCGCCGAACGTATCCCCACCTGGGTCATCGTGGCCTGTGCCGTGGCGATTGCGTTGGGAACCTTGTCCGGTGGTTGGCGCGTGATCCGTACCCTGGGCAAGGGTTTGGTGGAGATCGAATCGCCTCAGGGAATGGCAGCCGAGGCGTCGTCGGCGGCAATCATCTTGACCTCCGCGGCGGGCGGCATGGCCCTGTCCACCACGCACGTATCCACGGGTTCGATTCTGGGTACGGGTCTGGGCAAGCGCGGCGCCGAGGTTCGTTGGGGCGTGGCGATGCGCATGGCCGCAGCGTGGCTGATTACCATTCCGTGCGCGGCGATCGTGGGCTTCCTGTCCTGGTGGCTGGCCACGGGCGTGACGAGCGTGTCCTCCATCACCGTGGGCGTGGTTGTGGACTTCATTTTGTTGATCGCCATGGCCGCCCTGATCTTCTTCCGTTCCCGCGTGAACCCCATCGACGCCAGCAACGTCAACGAGCAATGGGATGCCGACGCCGAAAGCGTCGATTCCTCCATCCGCCGCGCCGAACCCGCCGTTGCTGGTCCTGTGGCCCAGAAGCATTAA
- a CDS encoding UPF0182 family protein, which translates to MTGRLIGIGAGVAVVFFFIVPIFVGMYTDFAWFRSVDYQGVFVNVLLVRVAMFVVFGLVAAVLTWLAIFVAYRARPDEFQQMGSSSPLQELRPLIKKNLRPFLVGIPFAVGAVAGIIAQSNWRTVLLFLNGSEFGQTDAQFNKDLGFYAFNLPMLTLIVTSLSFILVVAFLLNLITHYFLGSITTGNARVGEKAHVSDVALRQLAVIAGAWMLVKALDYWFARYELLNSSNATFTGAGYTDINAVLPAKIALLVISIFVAAMFFGTIVLKDLRIPALAVALMVGSVVTLSVGWPAVLEQFSVNPNRAEKERDYIARNIEATRFAYNLGDDHVTYERNWGADAKPHDDKVDNNTLNNIRLLDPQVLSPTFTQQQQLKNFYGFPDKLAIDRYDVDGEMRDFVVAARELDPNALDGNQQDWINRHTVYTHGNGLIAAPANKVDEVARDVGSARGGYPVYTVADLQSLESKNQGGELKLDLKQPRIYFGPLIASNDAPNADYAIVGNQSASTPQEYDTDANNYTYTGNGGVDVSNYFNRLMFSAHFQSMNMLLTDRIGEGSRILHERDPRERVHKVAPWLTTDSTTYPVVLDGRIKWVVDGYTTLDNLPYSERTSLTDTTADALNPEGVNQNQIVTNDVSYIRNSVKAVVDSYDGSVDLYQFDEKDPVLKAWMGAFPDVVKPKAEISEDLNNHLRYPSDIFKVQRELIAKYHVSDPGIFFQNDSFWSVPTDPTAEERRQNLPQPPYYVVAADPETKKSSFQLITPFRGLSRQFLAAHMSVSSDPETYGQIHIRALPTSTQTQGPAQAQDTMMSSDEIARERTLLKGSNELINGNLLTLPIGDGKILYVEPVYSKRAGQDSAFPKLLRVLVSYNNQVGYAPTIAEALEQVGLDASAVQDLKEVDGSVVSGSSQSDSEKSEEKKNESGQQSEAQKNNSQGSGSASQASKKVRDAMDKVNRTRESGSFEEFGKALDELDKAVSELQSGQ; encoded by the coding sequence CTGACAGGCCGCCTCATCGGAATTGGTGCCGGTGTGGCTGTTGTCTTCTTTTTCATCGTCCCCATTTTTGTGGGCATGTACACGGATTTCGCGTGGTTTAGAAGCGTGGACTACCAGGGCGTGTTTGTGAATGTCCTGCTGGTCCGCGTGGCCATGTTTGTTGTCTTTGGTTTGGTTGCCGCTGTGCTGACATGGCTGGCCATCTTTGTGGCGTATCGAGCCCGTCCGGATGAATTCCAGCAGATGGGCAGCAGCTCGCCGCTTCAGGAATTGCGCCCGCTTATTAAGAAGAATTTGCGGCCATTCCTTGTGGGCATTCCCTTCGCTGTGGGTGCCGTAGCCGGAATAATTGCCCAGAGCAATTGGCGCACGGTGCTGCTGTTTTTAAATGGTAGCGAGTTCGGTCAGACGGACGCCCAATTCAACAAGGATCTGGGTTTCTACGCCTTCAACCTCCCGATGCTGACCCTGATTGTCACCTCCCTGTCTTTCATCCTGGTGGTGGCTTTTCTTCTGAATCTGATCACGCATTATTTTTTGGGTTCGATCACCACGGGTAATGCCCGGGTGGGGGAGAAGGCACACGTCTCCGATGTGGCGTTGCGCCAGCTTGCCGTGATTGCGGGTGCGTGGATGCTAGTGAAGGCACTGGATTATTGGTTCGCGCGTTACGAATTGCTGAATAGTTCCAATGCTACGTTTACGGGTGCTGGCTACACGGATATTAATGCTGTGCTTCCGGCAAAGATCGCCCTGTTGGTGATTTCCATTTTCGTGGCGGCGATGTTCTTCGGCACGATTGTTCTGAAGGACCTGCGTATTCCTGCCCTGGCAGTGGCCTTGATGGTGGGATCCGTGGTGACTCTGTCTGTGGGTTGGCCGGCGGTGCTGGAGCAATTCTCCGTGAACCCGAACCGTGCGGAAAAGGAAAGGGATTACATTGCCCGGAATATCGAAGCCACCCGTTTCGCCTATAACCTGGGCGACGACCATGTGACGTACGAACGTAATTGGGGAGCCGACGCCAAGCCTCACGATGACAAGGTGGACAATAACACCTTGAACAATATTCGCCTGCTGGATCCGCAGGTCCTAAGCCCAACGTTCACGCAGCAGCAACAGCTGAAGAATTTCTACGGTTTCCCCGACAAGCTGGCTATTGACCGCTATGACGTCGATGGGGAAATGCGCGATTTCGTGGTGGCTGCCCGCGAGCTCGACCCCAATGCGTTGGATGGCAACCAGCAGGATTGGATTAACCGCCACACGGTCTATACCCATGGAAATGGTCTGATTGCGGCTCCGGCGAACAAGGTCGATGAGGTGGCTCGCGATGTGGGTAGTGCCCGTGGTGGATACCCGGTGTACACCGTGGCGGATTTGCAGTCTTTGGAGTCGAAGAATCAGGGCGGCGAGCTGAAGCTGGATCTGAAGCAGCCGCGCATTTACTTCGGTCCGCTCATTGCGTCCAATGATGCGCCTAACGCGGATTACGCGATTGTGGGTAATCAGTCTGCCTCTACTCCTCAGGAGTACGACACGGATGCCAATAACTACACCTACACCGGAAACGGTGGTGTGGATGTGTCCAATTACTTCAACCGGTTGATGTTCTCTGCGCATTTCCAGTCCATGAATATGCTGCTGACGGACCGCATTGGTGAGGGATCGCGCATCCTGCACGAGCGTGATCCTCGCGAGCGAGTCCACAAGGTTGCTCCGTGGCTGACCACGGATTCCACCACCTACCCCGTGGTCCTTGACGGGCGCATTAAGTGGGTCGTGGATGGCTACACCACGTTGGACAATCTCCCATACTCCGAGCGCACGTCCCTGACGGACACCACGGCGGATGCCTTGAACCCAGAGGGCGTGAATCAGAATCAGATTGTGACCAACGATGTGTCCTACATCCGCAATTCGGTGAAGGCCGTGGTGGATTCCTACGACGGTTCCGTGGACCTGTACCAGTTTGATGAGAAGGATCCTGTCCTGAAGGCCTGGATGGGCGCTTTCCCGGATGTGGTGAAGCCTAAGGCGGAGATCAGTGAGGATCTGAATAATCACCTTCGCTACCCGTCGGACATTTTCAAGGTGCAGCGTGAACTGATTGCGAAGTACCACGTGTCCGATCCGGGTATCTTCTTCCAGAACGACTCCTTCTGGTCTGTGCCTACCGACCCGACGGCCGAGGAGCGGCGCCAGAACTTGCCGCAGCCTCCGTACTACGTGGTTGCTGCCGACCCGGAGACGAAGAAGTCTAGCTTCCAGCTGATCACCCCGTTCCGTGGTCTGTCCCGTCAGTTCCTGGCTGCGCACATGTCTGTGTCTTCCGATCCGGAAACCTACGGGCAGATTCACATTCGAGCGCTGCCAACGAGTACCCAGACGCAGGGCCCTGCACAGGCTCAAGACACCATGATGTCCTCTGACGAGATCGCTCGAGAGCGCACGCTGTTGAAGGGCTCCAATGAGCTGATCAACGGTAATCTGCTGACCCTGCCTATCGGTGACGGCAAGATCCTGTACGTGGAGCCGGTGTATTCCAAGCGTGCCGGCCAGGACTCTGCATTCCCGAAGCTGCTGCGTGTGCTGGTGAGCTACAACAACCAGGTGGGCTACGCGCCAACCATTGCTGAGGCCTTGGAACAGGTGGGACTGGATGCTTCTGCGGTGCAGGACCTCAAGGAAGTTGACGGCTCCGTGGTGAGTGGTTCGTCCCAGAGTGACTCCGAGAAGTCGGAGGAGAAGAAGAACGAATCCGGTCAGCAGAGTGAGGCTCAGAAGAACAACTCGCAGGGATCTGGTTCAGCCTCTCAGGCGTCTAAGAAGGTCCGTGACGCGATGGACAAGGTGAACCGTACGCGCGAGAGCGGAAGCTTTGAGGAGTTCGGTAAGGCCTTGGATGAGTTGGATAAGGCAGTGAGTGAGCTCCAGTCTGGCCAATAA
- a CDS encoding bile acid:sodium symporter family protein — protein MSPESHTAEQSKFTAMFEVLAFPAFILIGSALAFLFPTPFLPLTDLITYFLMIIMFGMGLTLTIPDFQQVAKRPLAILLGVLAQFTIMPLLAILVANALNLNPALAVGLLMLGSVPGGTSSNVIAYLARGDVAFSVAMTSVSTLVSPIVTPLLMLFLADTHTEINAWGMTWTLCQTVLLPVVGGLVIRVVADSFINKILPILPWVSIFGIGGVVFGAVAKNAHSLAIVGGIAIAAVVIHNILGYVLGYFVGKLVSMPVASKRTLAIEVGTQSAGLSSGMSAKFFSPEAALPGAIAAVVHNITGAIYVAICRRPDARKVPVENPAEQS, from the coding sequence ATGTCCCCAGAATCACACACCGCTGAACAGTCAAAGTTCACAGCGATGTTTGAGGTATTAGCCTTCCCCGCCTTCATCCTGATCGGCTCCGCCCTGGCGTTCCTCTTCCCTACCCCATTCCTTCCGCTCACAGACCTCATCACGTACTTCCTGATGATCATCATGTTCGGAATGGGATTGACACTCACGATCCCCGATTTCCAGCAGGTCGCAAAGCGCCCGCTAGCGATCCTCTTAGGCGTGCTGGCACAGTTCACGATCATGCCGCTGCTGGCGATCCTCGTAGCCAACGCACTGAACCTTAACCCCGCCCTCGCGGTCGGTCTGCTGATGCTGGGATCCGTGCCGGGAGGCACGTCCTCCAATGTGATTGCCTACCTTGCCCGTGGCGACGTTGCCTTCTCTGTGGCAATGACCAGTGTGTCCACCCTGGTGTCCCCCATCGTCACGCCCCTACTGATGCTGTTCCTGGCGGACACGCACACGGAAATCAACGCCTGGGGAATGACCTGGACCCTGTGCCAAACCGTTCTGCTTCCAGTGGTGGGTGGCCTTGTGATCCGCGTGGTGGCAGATTCCTTCATCAATAAGATTCTGCCGATCTTGCCCTGGGTATCTATTTTCGGCATTGGCGGCGTGGTCTTCGGCGCGGTGGCCAAGAACGCGCACAGCCTAGCAATCGTGGGAGGCATTGCTATTGCCGCGGTGGTAATTCACAACATCCTGGGCTACGTGCTGGGATACTTCGTTGGAAAGCTCGTCAGCATGCCTGTTGCCAGCAAGCGAACCCTAGCCATCGAGGTGGGAACTCAATCGGCCGGCCTGTCCTCCGGTATGTCCGCCAAGTTCTTCAGCCCCGAAGCCGCCCTGCCGGGAGCTATTGCCGCAGTGGTCCACAACATCACCGGCGCGATCTACGTTGCGATCTGCCGGAGACCCGATGCGCGGAAGGTGCCTGTAGAGAACCCGGCTGAGCAAAGCTAA
- a CDS encoding PPA1309 family protein, translating to MAPSSSDSPHSSDHTSDHTADLDLHDDRILNAALREAVDFVHAEGWDRPATLFALVPHAFIADVVDADAQENPLALVVQEDLPEHIRPGSEELGEFIATIRWPEQVVGAILAQEITFVNTAEGTDAEPRAARLYSGILSGPQQDGAERTLIQLRPTEEELDADPFAQDKPQLLGGEDIAPGVIATLRATFED from the coding sequence ATGGCACCTTCCTCATCTGATTCCCCCCACTCCTCCGATCACACCTCCGATCACACCGCCGATCTGGACCTCCACGACGACCGCATCCTCAACGCTGCCCTAAGGGAAGCGGTGGACTTTGTGCACGCCGAGGGGTGGGACCGCCCCGCCACCCTGTTTGCCCTGGTCCCGCACGCATTCATCGCCGATGTTGTGGATGCGGACGCCCAGGAAAACCCGCTCGCCCTGGTTGTTCAGGAGGACCTCCCGGAGCACATCCGCCCGGGCTCGGAGGAACTCGGCGAGTTCATTGCCACGATCCGTTGGCCTGAGCAGGTGGTGGGTGCGATCCTCGCTCAAGAAATCACCTTTGTGAATACTGCCGAGGGGACCGACGCCGAGCCTCGCGCCGCCCGACTGTATTCCGGAATCTTGTCCGGCCCGCAGCAGGACGGCGCTGAGCGCACCCTCATCCAGCTACGCCCCACCGAGGAGGAGCTGGACGCGGATCCTTTCGCGCAAGATAAGCCGCAACTTCTGGGTGGCGAAGACATCGCCCCGGGCGTCATCGCGACGCTTCGCGCGACCTTCGAGGACTAG
- a CDS encoding MFS transporter, whose protein sequence is MRLSTSNAPFVAWLLSTILTRLTVTSLPMVSIVGISAAGGSYILGGVASGAYAIGESVGAIFLTPLFSQHKVKMRLMQGCALCASLLFLCSFLALGGTSYLAAIPFLVFLTGALSAPIPGVLRSSISQFSRNPDRAMSLDNVINQSSWVIGPVLGVAMVHSCGTTAGFCLLGAFLTMSMITTPKAIADGYEQSSGATAKPQFTLVIIPVVASAIIMAVTASFDTLVPILLTEWERTDSRAGWVLAVLAGASVVASALLGIKSRWKRKEHKASACTLLVVVVLGITGLTYSYSSLLVIAAILGIAQAPAMIFRQQIIADKVPKSQQATAFSYLYAAGGIGYSLTAGLTPAVSKASSPAVASLTVAALCLLVLVGSYLCTRRLDRCRAG, encoded by the coding sequence ATGCGTCTATCGACATCTAATGCCCCCTTCGTGGCGTGGTTACTGTCGACCATCCTCACGCGTCTAACCGTGACCTCGCTGCCGATGGTCAGCATCGTAGGCATTTCAGCAGCCGGTGGTTCTTATATCCTCGGTGGGGTTGCCTCCGGCGCCTACGCAATCGGGGAATCCGTAGGAGCCATTTTCCTTACTCCCTTGTTTTCCCAGCACAAGGTGAAAATGCGTCTCATGCAAGGTTGTGCACTGTGTGCGTCTTTGCTGTTCCTGTGCAGTTTCTTGGCACTTGGTGGAACGTCCTACCTGGCGGCAATCCCATTTTTGGTGTTCCTCACCGGTGCTCTCTCGGCTCCGATTCCTGGAGTTCTTCGCTCTTCGATAAGCCAGTTCTCCAGGAACCCAGATCGCGCCATGAGCCTGGATAACGTGATCAATCAAAGCAGCTGGGTCATTGGCCCAGTTCTAGGCGTGGCCATGGTGCATAGTTGTGGAACCACCGCGGGATTCTGCTTACTGGGAGCTTTCTTGACCATGTCCATGATCACCACCCCGAAAGCCATTGCAGACGGTTACGAACAATCAAGCGGCGCAACCGCTAAACCTCAGTTCACTCTTGTCATTATCCCGGTTGTTGCCTCGGCAATAATTATGGCCGTCACGGCCTCCTTCGATACGTTGGTTCCCATTCTGCTCACCGAATGGGAAAGAACGGACTCACGCGCCGGATGGGTGCTGGCCGTCCTGGCTGGTGCCAGCGTCGTGGCGTCGGCACTACTTGGGATAAAGTCACGCTGGAAGCGCAAAGAACACAAGGCGTCCGCGTGTACATTACTGGTGGTTGTGGTTCTGGGTATTACGGGACTTACCTACTCCTACTCCAGCCTCCTAGTCATTGCTGCCATTCTGGGAATTGCACAGGCCCCTGCCATGATCTTCAGGCAGCAGATCATCGCGGACAAAGTGCCGAAAAGCCAACAGGCCACCGCCTTTTCCTACCTCTATGCAGCAGGAGGAATCGGCTATTCACTCACCGCTGGCCTCACCCCCGCTGTGTCGAAAGCTTCCTCCCCGGCTGTCGCCTCGCTCACCGTCGCCGCCCTGTGCCTCCTAGTGCTTGTGGGCAGTTACCTATGCACCAGGAGGCTAGACCGATGTAGAGCGGGTTAG